The proteins below come from a single Pradoshia eiseniae genomic window:
- a CDS encoding alpha-ketoacid dehydrogenase subunit beta, producing the protein MPVLSYIDAITLALREEMERDEKVFVLGEDVGKKGGVFKATAGLYEQFGEARVLDTPLAESAIAGVGIGAAMYGMRPVAEMQFADFIMPAVNQIISEAAKIRYRSNNDWHCPIVIRAPFGGGVHGALYHSQSVEAIFANQPGLKVVIPSTPYDAKGLLKAAIRDEDPVLFFEHKRAYRLIKGEVPADDYVLPIGKADVKREGEDVTVITYGLCVHFALQAAERLEKDGISTNILDLRTVYPLDKEAVIEAARKTGKVLLVTEDTKEGSVMSEVSAIIAEHCLFDLDAPVKRLAGPDVPAMPYAPTMEKFFMVNPDKVEKAIKELAEF; encoded by the coding sequence ATGCCGGTTTTATCATATATTGATGCCATTACATTGGCTTTGAGAGAAGAGATGGAAAGAGACGAGAAAGTATTTGTTCTTGGTGAGGATGTAGGCAAAAAAGGCGGTGTTTTTAAAGCGACTGCCGGATTGTATGAGCAATTTGGAGAGGCGAGAGTTCTCGATACACCGCTTGCTGAATCGGCAATTGCCGGGGTGGGCATTGGCGCTGCGATGTATGGCATGCGGCCGGTCGCTGAGATGCAGTTTGCTGATTTTATCATGCCTGCTGTGAATCAAATTATCTCTGAGGCAGCTAAAATCCGCTATCGCTCCAATAATGACTGGCATTGCCCGATTGTCATTCGTGCCCCGTTCGGTGGAGGTGTCCACGGAGCGCTTTATCATTCTCAATCCGTTGAAGCCATTTTCGCCAATCAGCCTGGCCTAAAGGTAGTCATTCCTTCCACACCATATGATGCAAAAGGGCTCTTGAAGGCCGCCATTCGCGATGAAGACCCTGTGCTTTTCTTTGAGCATAAACGGGCTTACAGATTGATTAAGGGAGAGGTTCCGGCTGATGATTATGTCCTTCCGATTGGGAAGGCAGATGTGAAACGAGAAGGGGAGGATGTTACCGTCATAACATATGGGTTATGTGTTCATTTCGCCCTCCAAGCGGCAGAGAGGCTTGAAAAGGACGGTATCTCTACCAATATTCTAGACCTTAGAACGGTTTATCCGCTAGATAAGGAAGCCGTTATTGAAGCTGCCAGAAAAACAGGGAAGGTCCTGCTGGTAACCGAGGACACGAAGGAAGGCAGTGTCATGAGTGAGGTGTCTGCCATTATTGCTGAGCATTGCCTGTTCGATTTGGATGCGCCAGTCAAGAGACTGGCTGGTCCTGATGTTCCTGCCATGCCGTATGCTCCGACGATGGAGAAGTTCTTCATGGTCAATCCAGATAAGGTCGAAAAAGCGATAAAAGAATTAGCAGAATTCTAG
- a CDS encoding dihydrolipoamide acetyltransferase family protein has protein sequence MAIEKMKMPQLGESVTEGTISTWLVKPGDHVQKYDPIAEVMTDKVNAEVPSSYTGTIQELLFEEGETVPVGELICSIQTEGEGSEQEAKQEQKVKPAEADGETGESLQSAGKPRYSPAVLKLSQEHDIDLKTLNGTGAGGRITRKDVLKAIESGPEALKPPAASERKADMQDSKEQAVPPKRNPIQAAANDTIIPVSGIRKAIAQNMTRAKQEIPHAWTMVEADVTGLVSARDALKKEFKEKEGYNLTYFAFFVKAVAQALKEFPEMNSMWDGDRIIQRKDIHLSIAVATDDALYVPVIKHADEKTIKGIAREIYELAGKVRSGKLSADDMRGGTFTVNNTGSFGSVQSMGIINHPQAAILQVESIVKKPVVMEGNMIAIRNMVNLCLSLDHRVLDGLVAGRFLARLKGILEEMNEKTISIY, from the coding sequence ATGGCTATAGAAAAGATGAAAATGCCGCAGCTTGGGGAAAGCGTCACAGAAGGCACCATCTCCACTTGGCTCGTCAAGCCGGGAGACCACGTGCAGAAATATGATCCTATTGCTGAGGTTATGACGGATAAAGTGAATGCAGAGGTACCGTCCTCCTATACGGGAACCATTCAAGAATTGCTTTTTGAAGAAGGGGAGACCGTCCCTGTCGGCGAACTGATTTGCAGCATTCAGACAGAGGGTGAAGGAAGTGAGCAGGAGGCCAAGCAGGAGCAGAAAGTGAAGCCTGCTGAAGCTGATGGAGAGACAGGAGAATCCCTGCAGTCAGCTGGCAAGCCGCGCTATTCACCTGCCGTATTAAAGCTATCCCAGGAACATGATATTGATTTGAAGACCTTGAACGGAACTGGTGCAGGGGGACGTATCACTCGCAAGGACGTTTTGAAGGCTATTGAATCAGGTCCTGAAGCGCTCAAGCCCCCTGCTGCATCAGAAAGAAAAGCAGATATGCAAGACTCAAAGGAGCAGGCTGTACCGCCAAAAAGGAATCCTATTCAAGCAGCTGCAAATGATACCATCATTCCGGTTTCAGGTATAAGAAAGGCGATAGCACAGAATATGACGCGAGCTAAGCAGGAGATTCCGCATGCCTGGACAATGGTTGAGGCGGATGTTACTGGTCTTGTCTCGGCAAGAGATGCCTTGAAGAAAGAGTTCAAGGAGAAGGAAGGGTATAATCTTACCTACTTTGCCTTTTTTGTCAAGGCTGTGGCACAGGCGCTTAAGGAGTTCCCGGAAATGAACTCTATGTGGGATGGGGATCGAATCATCCAGAGGAAGGACATTCATTTATCTATTGCAGTGGCGACTGATGATGCTCTCTATGTGCCGGTCATCAAACATGCTGATGAGAAAACAATTAAAGGGATTGCCCGTGAAATTTATGAACTCGCCGGTAAGGTTAGGTCCGGCAAGCTATCAGCGGATGATATGAGGGGAGGAACCTTCACGGTGAATAATACCGGTTCATTCGGCTCTGTACAATCGATGGGCATCATTAACCATCCGCAAGCGGCCATTCTGCAGGTGGAATCTATCGTGAAAAAGCCGGTTGTCATGGAAGGGAATATGATTGCCATTAGAAATATGGTAAATCTCTGCCTCTCTCTCGATCATCGCGTACTGGATGGTTTGGTGGCAGGACGCTTCCTGGCAAGACTGAAGGGAATCCTCGAAGAAATGAACGAAAAGACAATATCTATCTATTAA
- a CDS encoding methylmalonyl-CoA mutase family protein: MNLDQLRNYTFPTSTEQDWIEAVERSLKGKGADSLLTETYENIILKPLYSERTADVERPGTAPYTRGIGNNDFWLCQENQGENAEAVTEAVKKGIENGENALSFKTDSLKPEEIKVALGNLPIEDYPVFIQANAAQQAIMGNGLAVNGAVLRDLMMEWVQAGAVPLNEQTALTEWLSSIAEWKQNEPDIKTIWVNTIPYHESGADAAREIAYALAAGAEYMNAANSAGIEPSELTDSMVFSFAIDSQFFMQIAKLRAARKLWSAVGQVYGIKECRMNIHAKTSMRNKSSYDRHVNLLRASNEAFAAVAGGCQYITVDPFDAMLKEQSSQGIRMARNIVHILDKEAGIRYSEDPGGGSYYLEALTDELCEKAWALFLDIERAGGILSVLKKGRIQAELFEIAQTRLENVAMRKEKIIGVNVYANPSERRPVVPVELPPSSRTEKVKEISRLRPIKLSSEFEVIRSMNLTWQDEAAAERIAVIGIGDLKAYKPYTDFVKEILASGGLAYQLAEGIESSKEIEELAGQQKVLHLIVCGNQKDLKGDLSALSLEPHVRIYTVGDFSDNTKYQQIDRSVNIIEWLTVLSSTQEVEA; the protein is encoded by the coding sequence ATGAATTTAGATCAATTACGAAACTATACATTTCCGACAAGCACTGAACAGGATTGGATAGAGGCTGTTGAGCGTTCCTTGAAGGGTAAAGGAGCAGACAGTTTATTGACGGAAACCTATGAGAATATTATTTTGAAACCGCTTTATTCCGAAAGAACAGCAGATGTCGAAAGGCCGGGCACGGCTCCTTATACAAGAGGCATTGGAAATAATGATTTTTGGCTTTGTCAGGAGAATCAAGGAGAGAATGCCGAAGCAGTAACCGAAGCTGTCAAAAAAGGGATTGAAAATGGTGAGAACGCCCTTTCGTTTAAGACTGACTCTTTAAAGCCAGAGGAGATAAAGGTAGCCCTCGGGAATTTGCCCATTGAAGATTATCCGGTCTTTATTCAAGCGAATGCTGCGCAGCAAGCAATCATGGGAAACGGTCTGGCAGTCAATGGAGCGGTCTTACGTGATTTGATGATGGAATGGGTGCAAGCAGGAGCGGTTCCCCTAAATGAACAAACAGCGTTGACTGAGTGGTTATCAAGCATTGCTGAATGGAAGCAAAATGAACCTGATATAAAGACAATTTGGGTTAATACGATTCCTTACCACGAATCAGGAGCAGATGCGGCTAGAGAGATTGCGTATGCACTTGCCGCTGGTGCTGAGTATATGAATGCAGCTAATAGTGCAGGTATTGAGCCAAGTGAGCTGACCGACAGCATGGTCTTTTCGTTTGCGATTGACTCTCAATTTTTCATGCAAATCGCAAAGCTCAGAGCGGCAAGGAAACTATGGAGTGCGGTTGGACAAGTGTATGGAATAAAGGAATGCAGGATGAACATTCATGCAAAGACATCAATGAGAAATAAATCAAGCTATGATCGTCACGTCAATCTTCTCCGCGCGAGCAATGAAGCGTTTGCTGCCGTGGCTGGAGGATGTCAGTACATAACAGTTGATCCATTTGATGCCATGCTTAAAGAACAAAGCTCCCAAGGCATACGTATGGCGCGAAATATCGTACATATCCTCGATAAGGAAGCAGGTATACGCTATTCGGAGGATCCTGGTGGAGGCTCTTACTACTTAGAGGCGCTTACAGATGAGCTATGCGAAAAGGCCTGGGCTCTCTTCCTTGATATAGAACGGGCAGGGGGGATACTCTCTGTGCTGAAGAAGGGCCGCATTCAAGCGGAGCTTTTCGAAATAGCTCAGACACGGCTTGAGAATGTAGCCATGCGTAAGGAGAAAATCATCGGGGTGAATGTCTATGCGAACCCATCGGAAAGGCGTCCAGTTGTTCCTGTTGAGCTGCCGCCGTCGAGTCGAACAGAAAAGGTGAAAGAAATCAGCCGGTTAAGGCCAATCAAACTTTCTAGCGAATTTGAGGTTATCCGGTCCATGAACCTGACCTGGCAGGACGAAGCTGCAGCAGAGAGAATAGCGGTGATTGGGATTGGCGACCTGAAGGCATATAAGCCATATACAGATTTCGTGAAGGAAATCCTGGCTTCAGGCGGTTTGGCCTATCAATTAGCAGAAGGCATAGAGAGTAGTAAAGAGATAGAAGAACTTGCCGGACAGCAAAAGGTTCTTCACCTCATCGTTTGCGGCAATCAAAAGGATCTAAAAGGAGATTTGTCTGCGTTATCATTAGAGCCTCATGTCCGCATCTATACTGTCGGAGATTTTAGTGATAACACAAAGTATCAGCAAATAGACCGGAGCGTCAATATCATTGAATGGCTCACGGTTCTTTCATCCACTCAGGAGGTAGAGGCATGA
- the scpA gene encoding methylmalonyl-CoA mutase, which translates to MKRPNFSKIDWKTAAASSPANNDNQKQTITETNEQISIKSVYEMSDSEQLPHMPSYPGIAPFTRGPYAAMYVNRPWTVRQYAGFSTAEESNAFYRRNLEMGQKGLSVAFDLATHRGYDSDHPRVIGDVGKAGVAIDSIEDMKILFEGIPLEKMSVSMTMNGAVLPVMAFYIAAAMEQGVETSSLSGTIQNDILKEYMVRNTYIYPPQMSMRIISDIFSYTSSKMPRFNSISISGYHMQEAGAPADLELAYTLADGLEYVRSGLDAGIPIDTFAPRLSFFWGIGMNYFMEVAKLRAARYLWATLMTQFNPQNEKSLALRTHSQTSGWSLSEQDPFNNVARTLIEAHAAVMGHTQSLHTNALDEAIALPTDFSARIARNTQLYLQEETGLTNVIDPWGGSYYVESLTKSLIEKAWGHLEEIEKLGGMAKAIETGIPKMRIEEAAAKRQARIDSGEEVLIGVNRYRSEETDEFDILEVDNSKVRSGQVARLKAIKESRDNEKVKAALGKLTDSARTGEGNLLEFAVEAAILRATLGEISDAIEAVSGRHQAEVRTVSGVYGRHYQQEGKIEEVRAMTEEFVEHEGRRPRILIAKMGQDGHDRGAKVVATAYADLGFDVDMGPLFQTPEETATQAIENDVHVIGMSSLAGGHKTLLPQLKQELRRLGREDILIIAGGVIPKQDYEYLLENGAAAIFGPGTVIPEAAVTIMEEIYRSLGYEEVSD; encoded by the coding sequence ATGAAAAGACCAAACTTTTCTAAAATAGACTGGAAGACAGCTGCTGCTTCTTCTCCAGCAAATAATGATAACCAGAAACAGACAATAACTGAAACAAATGAACAAATCAGCATAAAATCGGTGTATGAAATGTCAGATAGCGAACAGCTTCCCCATATGCCGTCATATCCGGGTATCGCACCATTTACACGGGGACCGTATGCGGCCATGTATGTGAACAGACCTTGGACAGTACGGCAGTATGCGGGATTTTCAACAGCAGAAGAATCCAATGCCTTCTACCGCAGAAATCTCGAAATGGGTCAAAAAGGGCTGTCGGTAGCCTTTGATTTAGCAACTCACCGCGGCTATGATTCTGACCATCCGCGTGTAATCGGGGATGTCGGCAAGGCAGGGGTAGCGATAGATTCCATTGAGGATATGAAGATATTGTTTGAGGGGATTCCACTTGAAAAAATGTCGGTTTCGATGACAATGAATGGTGCTGTGCTGCCTGTAATGGCTTTTTATATCGCAGCTGCGATGGAACAGGGAGTTGAGACAAGCAGTCTCTCAGGCACGATACAAAATGATATATTAAAAGAATATATGGTTCGAAACACCTATATTTACCCTCCACAAATGTCGATGAGAATCATTTCTGATATTTTTTCTTATACATCATCTAAGATGCCGAGGTTCAACAGCATCTCCATATCAGGCTATCATATGCAGGAAGCAGGTGCGCCGGCTGATTTAGAGCTCGCTTATACGCTTGCTGATGGACTTGAGTATGTCCGTTCTGGGTTGGATGCCGGAATACCGATTGATACGTTTGCGCCGCGACTCTCCTTTTTCTGGGGCATTGGGATGAACTATTTCATGGAGGTGGCGAAGCTTCGGGCGGCAAGATATTTATGGGCAACATTAATGACGCAATTCAACCCGCAAAATGAGAAGTCCCTAGCCCTTCGCACCCATTCACAAACATCGGGATGGAGCCTTTCTGAACAGGATCCATTCAATAATGTCGCCCGGACATTAATCGAAGCTCATGCAGCTGTTATGGGGCATACCCAGTCCCTGCATACGAATGCACTGGATGAGGCCATTGCCCTTCCGACGGATTTCTCTGCCCGGATTGCACGCAATACCCAATTATATTTGCAGGAAGAAACGGGCTTAACGAATGTTATTGACCCATGGGGCGGCTCTTACTATGTAGAGTCCTTGACAAAGAGCCTAATTGAAAAAGCATGGGGACATTTAGAGGAGATTGAGAAGCTTGGCGGCATGGCTAAAGCGATTGAAACGGGCATCCCGAAAATGCGCATTGAGGAGGCCGCCGCAAAAAGGCAGGCAAGGATTGATTCTGGCGAAGAAGTCCTCATCGGGGTGAACCGGTATAGAAGTGAAGAAACGGATGAGTTTGATATTCTGGAAGTGGATAATTCTAAAGTACGGAGCGGGCAGGTTGCGAGACTGAAAGCAATCAAGGAATCTCGTGATAATGAAAAGGTGAAGGCAGCTTTGGGCAAACTTACGGATTCGGCGCGAACTGGAGAAGGTAATCTTTTAGAGTTTGCCGTGGAGGCTGCCATACTGCGTGCGACCTTAGGGGAGATATCGGATGCGATTGAAGCTGTATCAGGAAGGCATCAGGCTGAAGTGAGAACCGTAAGCGGTGTATATGGGCGCCATTATCAGCAAGAGGGAAAAATCGAAGAAGTCAGAGCGATGACAGAGGAGTTCGTTGAGCATGAAGGCAGGCGCCCGCGCATTCTAATAGCAAAAATGGGGCAGGACGGTCATGACAGAGGGGCAAAAGTTGTTGCCACTGCCTATGCTGACCTTGGCTTTGATGTCGATATGGGACCATTATTCCAAACACCAGAAGAAACAGCCACGCAAGCAATTGAGAATGATGTCCATGTCATCGGCATGAGTTCCCTTGCCGGCGGACACAAAACCTTGCTTCCGCAGCTGAAGCAAGAATTAAGACGCTTGGGGCGTGAGGATATTCTTATAATCGCCGGCGGTGTTATTCCTAAACAGGATTATGAATATCTGCTCGAGAATGGTGCAGCAGCAATCTTTGGGCCAGGAACCGTCATACCTGAGGCAGCTGTAACTATTATGGAAGAGATTTATAGGAGCCTTGGCTATGAGGAAGTGTCCGATTGA
- the meaB gene encoding methylmalonyl Co-A mutase-associated GTPase MeaB — translation MDKKERRRFKRKETLNLQVRDIAASLIEGEVSSLSKAITLVESRQEDHQKAAQAILAEVLPETGKAVRIGISGVPGAGKSTFIESFGLYLCALGHKVAVLAIDPSSPVSGGSILGDKTRMEKLSRHSNAYIRPTPSDGEFGGVHRKTRESMLLCEAAGYSVIIVETVGVGQSEADVREMVDFFLLLALTGAGDELQGMKKGILELVDAIAVNKADGDNLKKALLAKEEYSRVTMGINPATMGWNIETLTCSALYQEGLEDIWKLILAFMEETRQSGVLESRRRNQAGKWLQSEVRRMLVERFLKDGEVRSSLQLLEDRVKEGTVLPAMAAKELIDVYFSLNKK, via the coding sequence ATGGATAAGAAGGAGCGAAGAAGGTTCAAGCGGAAGGAGACATTAAACCTTCAAGTAAGGGATATCGCTGCTAGCTTGATAGAGGGGGAGGTCAGTTCGCTCTCAAAGGCAATTACACTGGTTGAGAGCAGGCAGGAGGACCATCAGAAGGCAGCACAAGCCATCCTTGCTGAAGTGCTGCCTGAGACAGGAAAGGCGGTTCGGATTGGCATCTCAGGTGTCCCTGGGGCAGGGAAAAGCACATTCATTGAGAGCTTTGGCTTATACCTATGCGCTCTTGGGCATAAGGTTGCCGTTTTGGCCATCGATCCAAGCTCACCTGTCAGCGGGGGCAGCATTCTCGGAGACAAGACGAGAATGGAGAAGCTTTCGCGGCACTCCAATGCTTATATCCGACCTACGCCATCTGACGGGGAATTCGGCGGCGTTCATCGCAAGACGAGAGAAAGCATGCTATTATGTGAAGCGGCCGGGTACTCTGTCATCATTGTAGAAACGGTCGGGGTTGGCCAGAGTGAAGCGGATGTAAGAGAGATGGTCGATTTTTTCTTGTTGCTAGCGTTGACGGGCGCGGGAGATGAATTGCAAGGGATGAAGAAGGGCATTCTTGAGCTTGTAGATGCCATTGCAGTCAACAAGGCTGATGGAGATAATTTAAAGAAAGCCTTACTTGCAAAAGAGGAGTACAGTCGGGTCACGATGGGCATTAATCCTGCAACAATGGGATGGAATATAGAGACCCTCACATGCTCAGCTCTTTATCAAGAAGGGCTTGAGGATATATGGAAGCTCATCTTAGCCTTTATGGAGGAGACGCGTCAATCAGGTGTTCTCGAATCCAGGCGCAGGAATCAAGCAGGTAAATGGCTTCAGTCAGAAGTCAGAAGGATGTTGGTTGAACGTTTCTTGAAGGATGGGGAAGTCCGCTCTTCCCTTCAGCTGCTAGAGGATAGGGTTAAGGAAGGAACGGTTCTCCCTGCAATGGCAGCAAAAGAATTGATTGACGTTTATTTTTCCTTGAACAAGAAGTAA
- a CDS encoding BrxA/BrxB family bacilliredoxin has protein sequence MSMDFNLFMNDVVRQARQEIQNAGYKELKTTEEVDEALQAKGTTLVMVNSVCGCAGGIARPAAYHAVNYDKRPDHLVTVFAGQDKEATARAREYFTGYPPSSPSFALLKDGKIIKMIERHEIEGHEPMQVISALQTAFDEYCDEI, from the coding sequence ATGAGCATGGATTTCAATTTATTTATGAATGATGTAGTCCGCCAAGCTAGGCAGGAAATACAAAATGCAGGATATAAGGAGCTTAAAACGACAGAAGAAGTTGATGAAGCCCTTCAAGCCAAAGGAACGACACTCGTAATGGTCAACTCTGTTTGCGGGTGTGCAGGCGGCATCGCCCGTCCGGCAGCCTATCACGCAGTGAATTATGATAAACGGCCAGATCATCTTGTGACGGTATTTGCCGGACAAGATAAAGAAGCCACAGCACGAGCACGGGAGTATTTCACAGGTTATCCGCCATCCTCTCCTTCATTCGCATTATTGAAGGATGGAAAGATTATTAAGATGATTGAACGACATGAAATTGAAGGTCATGAGCCAATGCAAGTCATTTCTGCCTTGCAGACGGCATTTGATGAATATTGCGATGAAATCTGA
- a CDS encoding transporter substrate-binding domain-containing protein, giving the protein MKKWLLSLLTVVFAGVLLSACGSSEESGSDGSSDKKVLKMVTSADYKPFEYIDTAKSEEIIGFDVDLAKTVAEKLGYELEVSDMDFGGLITALKNGQADLVLAGMTPTEKREESVDFSDIYYTSNHMVVTAKDSGISSAEGLEGKTVGVQMGSIQETTADELAKTIDMAVEDRNRIPELVQEIKSGRFDAAIIEDTVAEGYLAKNDDLTGFVLEQSEEEVGYAMAFPKGSELRDQFNAELQKMKESGELEELVLKWFDADAE; this is encoded by the coding sequence ATGAAAAAGTGGCTACTTAGTTTATTGACTGTTGTATTCGCGGGGGTTTTACTAAGCGCATGCGGCAGCAGCGAAGAATCTGGCAGTGACGGCTCAAGCGATAAAAAGGTATTGAAAATGGTGACTTCGGCTGATTACAAACCTTTTGAATATATTGATACGGCTAAGAGTGAAGAGATTATCGGATTTGATGTTGATTTAGCGAAGACTGTGGCAGAGAAGCTGGGCTATGAGCTAGAGGTATCTGACATGGACTTCGGCGGGCTGATTACCGCGCTGAAAAATGGACAGGCTGATCTTGTATTAGCTGGAATGACACCAACAGAGAAACGCGAAGAAAGTGTTGATTTCTCAGATATTTATTATACATCCAACCATATGGTAGTGACAGCTAAAGATAGCGGCATTTCCTCAGCTGAAGGCCTTGAAGGAAAAACAGTAGGCGTACAGATGGGCTCTATTCAGGAAACAACCGCTGATGAGCTTGCGAAAACGATTGATATGGCTGTTGAAGACCGGAACCGGATTCCTGAGCTTGTACAGGAAATCAAGTCAGGACGCTTTGACGCGGCTATCATTGAAGACACAGTTGCCGAAGGATATCTTGCAAAGAATGATGATCTGACCGGTTTTGTGCTTGAACAAAGTGAAGAGGAAGTTGGCTATGCGATGGCATTCCCTAAAGGCAGTGAATTACGTGACCAATTTAACGCGGAACTTCAAAAAATGAAGGAAAGCGGAGAGTTAGAAGAATTAGTGCTGAAATGGTTTGATGCAGACGCTGAATAA
- a CDS encoding amino acid ABC transporter permease produces the protein MNLDFTGIIPSMPYILEGVKITLQIAALAAVFGFILGTVLALCKISKLKALIWLADFYTSIFRGTPLVLQLMIIYFASPQLFGFQIEGYWAAVLSFSLNSGAYISEIIRGGILAVDKGQKEAAMALGVPYTSMMANIILPQAYKNILPALMNEFITLTKESAIVTTIGVMDIMRRAYQVGGETFQYLEPLLFAGLIYYVLVMILTFIGKMVEKRLQHS, from the coding sequence ATGAATTTAGACTTTACCGGGATTATCCCGTCGATGCCTTATATTTTGGAAGGGGTGAAAATCACCCTTCAAATCGCAGCGCTTGCTGCTGTTTTCGGTTTTATTTTAGGGACAGTACTAGCGCTTTGCAAAATCTCAAAGCTTAAAGCGTTGATTTGGCTGGCTGATTTCTACACTAGCATTTTCCGCGGCACACCCCTCGTGCTCCAGTTGATGATTATTTATTTTGCGTCACCGCAATTATTCGGTTTTCAGATTGAAGGATATTGGGCGGCTGTCTTATCCTTCTCCTTGAATTCGGGTGCTTACATATCGGAGATCATCCGAGGCGGAATCTTGGCTGTCGATAAAGGACAGAAAGAAGCGGCAATGGCTTTGGGAGTGCCTTATACAAGCATGATGGCGAACATTATTCTGCCACAGGCCTATAAGAATATTCTTCCGGCCTTAATGAATGAATTTATTACCTTGACGAAGGAATCCGCCATTGTAACGACAATTGGTGTTATGGATATTATGAGAAGGGCCTACCAGGTAGGGGGCGAGACATTCCAATACTTAGAGCCGCTCTTGTTTGCGGGACTCATTTATTATGTGCTCGTCATGATTCTCACGTTTATTGGAAAAATGGTTGAAAAGAGGTTGCAGCATTCATGA
- a CDS encoding amino acid ABC transporter ATP-binding protein produces MIKVENLQKNFGKLEVLKGITTEIKEGEVIAVIGPSGSGKSTFLRCLNLMETPTGGTIWIKGEEITAPKTNVLAMRQNVGMVFQHFNLFPHKTVLENVTYAPVKVKKMTKGAAKKEAMDILAKVGMAEKANEYPGQLSGGQKQRVAIARALAMKPEIMLFDEPTSALDPEMVKEVLEVMKSLANSGMTMAIVTHEMGFAKEVADRVLFLDGGVIVEDSAPELFFTSPKSQRAKEFLQKVL; encoded by the coding sequence ATGATTAAAGTGGAGAATCTACAAAAGAACTTCGGGAAATTAGAAGTCTTAAAAGGAATCACGACAGAAATCAAGGAGGGGGAAGTGATTGCGGTCATCGGTCCTTCTGGTTCTGGTAAGTCAACTTTTCTTCGCTGCTTGAACCTGATGGAAACGCCAACTGGCGGAACTATTTGGATTAAGGGTGAGGAAATTACCGCGCCGAAGACGAACGTCCTTGCCATGAGACAGAATGTCGGGATGGTATTCCAGCATTTCAATCTGTTCCCTCATAAGACCGTTCTTGAAAATGTGACGTATGCACCAGTGAAAGTGAAGAAGATGACTAAGGGTGCAGCGAAGAAAGAGGCAATGGATATTCTTGCTAAGGTCGGGATGGCAGAGAAGGCAAATGAATATCCAGGACAGCTTTCTGGCGGGCAAAAGCAGCGGGTCGCAATTGCACGTGCACTTGCAATGAAGCCAGAGATCATGCTGTTTGACGAGCCGACTTCAGCTCTTGATCCGGAGATGGTTAAAGAAGTGCTTGAAGTTATGAAGTCATTGGCAAATTCAGGGATGACCATGGCGATTGTCACACATGAGATGGGGTTTGCGAAGGAAGTCGCAGACAGGGTGCTATTTTTGGATGGCGGTGTCATCGTAGAAGACAGCGCTCCAGAGCTTTTCTTTACCTCGCCTAAATCACAGCGCGCAAAAGAGTTCTTGCAGAAAGTATTATAA